In Thermostichus vulcanus str. 'Rupite', a genomic segment contains:
- a CDS encoding SagB/ThcOx family dehydrogenase, which produces MARWHRRRLSQLLYFSYGVTLVIPYANQPFYMRAAPSAGGLYPAELYLISQGVAGIPEGLYNYQVRSHSLVRFWDESRWPRLQAGCAEAAILNQCSLALVVSAVFFRSAWRYEDRAYRRICLDSGHLLGNIELAANLTGYRAYLLGGFCDQILEELLFLDPQEEGILAVVPLWDLWQPTSADTPQEMPQWPANEFTALSSPIVTHVPELQEGDWLPFLHRVSRIESGSLTRPPVPATTPAEPPADKYNFPFCLRVSTATPPIDWGPHLQELVRSILKRRSTRHFTGADLPLQLLLALLDFTYHPEHYTAQGLDGNPDYFDRSLVETFVVANGVEGLEPGCYYYAVQAQELRQIRFRNFRNEVFQLCLGQELGRDAAAVVFHTADLTKAVARYGERAYRYLHLDAGHLGQRLNLAAIGLGLGVSGIAGFFDNQVNEVLGIPTSEAALYITTLGIPRQASPPKG; this is translated from the coding sequence TTCAGCTACGGGGTGACGTTGGTGATCCCCTATGCCAACCAACCGTTCTACATGCGGGCTGCCCCATCGGCGGGAGGATTGTATCCGGCTGAGCTGTATCTGATCTCACAGGGGGTAGCCGGGATCCCGGAAGGTTTGTACAACTATCAGGTGCGCAGCCACAGCTTGGTACGGTTTTGGGATGAAAGTCGCTGGCCCCGCTTGCAGGCCGGTTGTGCAGAAGCCGCGATTTTGAACCAGTGCTCGCTGGCTTTGGTGGTTTCGGCGGTGTTTTTTCGCTCTGCCTGGCGCTATGAGGATCGGGCCTATCGCCGCATTTGCCTGGATAGCGGCCATCTGCTGGGGAATATCGAGTTGGCGGCCAACCTCACCGGTTACCGAGCTTATCTCTTGGGGGGCTTTTGCGATCAAATCCTGGAGGAGCTATTGTTTTTGGATCCCCAAGAAGAGGGGATTTTGGCGGTTGTTCCGCTGTGGGATCTGTGGCAACCGACCTCTGCCGATACACCCCAAGAGATGCCTCAGTGGCCTGCCAATGAGTTCACCGCCCTCAGCTCCCCGATTGTTACCCACGTGCCTGAGCTACAGGAGGGGGATTGGTTACCGTTTTTGCACCGGGTGAGCCGGATCGAGAGCGGATCCCTGACCCGCCCGCCCGTGCCCGCTACAACCCCTGCCGAACCACCCGCCGACAAATACAACTTTCCCTTCTGCCTGCGAGTCAGTACCGCCACTCCACCCATCGATTGGGGACCACACCTACAAGAATTGGTGCGTAGCATCCTGAAACGGCGCTCTACCCGCCACTTCACCGGCGCAGACCTGCCACTGCAGCTGCTGCTGGCACTCCTGGATTTCACCTATCACCCGGAACACTACACTGCCCAAGGGTTGGATGGCAACCCCGATTATTTTGATCGCAGCTTGGTGGAAACCTTTGTGGTGGCCAATGGAGTGGAGGGACTAGAACCAGGGTGTTACTACTACGCGGTTCAGGCGCAAGAGTTGCGGCAGATTCGCTTCAGAAATTTCCGCAATGAGGTCTTCCAACTGTGCTTGGGGCAAGAATTGGGTCGGGATGCTGCAGCTGTTGTGTTTCACACGGCGGATTTAACCAAGGCGGTAGCGCGCTATGGGGAACGGGCCTATCGCTACCTGCATCTGGATGCGGGACATTTGGGTCAACGGCTGAACCTAGCGGCCATTGGCTTAGGCCTCGGGGTGAGCGGCATTGCTGGTTTTTTTGACAATCAAGTCAATGAAGTGCTCGGGATCCCGACATCAGAGGCCGCCCTCTACATCACCACCCTTGGGATCCCCCGTCAAGCCAGCCCCCCAAAGGGTTGA